The following coding sequences lie in one Lolium perenne isolate Kyuss_39 chromosome 2, Kyuss_2.0, whole genome shotgun sequence genomic window:
- the LOC127335634 gene encoding gibberellin 2-beta-dioxygenase 6 has product MPALADQADPPLADSYRALLRAGNGIAPTPATESLAVLEQDLPTIDLQGLASGDAMERRACADAMAMAASEWGFFQVTGHGVGRALLEEMRREQARLFRLPFDAKAKAGLLNGSYRWGNPTATSLRQLSWSEAFHVPLASIPGEDCDDGMLCSLRGVMQEVADAMSRVADTVAGALAESLGHRPGGPTAFPAGCDGTTCFLRLNRYPACPFAPETFGLVPHTDSDFLTILCQDQVGGLQLMKDSRWVAVKPRADALIVNIGDLFQAWSNNRYKSVEHKVVANSKAERFSVAYFLCPSNDSPVGTCGEPSPYNPFTFGEYRRKVQDDVKRTGKKIGLPNFLKLSTVDGQK; this is encoded by the exons ATGCCGGCCCTCGCCGACCAGGCCGATCCGCCACTGGCGGACAGCTACCGCGCGCTGCTCCGCGCCGGCAACGGCATTGCGCCCACGCCGGCGACTGAAAGCCTGGCCGTGCTGGAGCAGGACCTCCCCACGATCGACCTGCAGGGCCTGGCGAGCGGCGACGCGATGGAGCGGAGGGCGTGCGCGGACGCCATGGCGATGGCCGCGTCGGAGTGGGGCTTCTTCCAGGTGACCGGCCACGGCGTGGGCCGTGCGCTGCTGGAGGAGATGCGGCGGGAGCAGGCGCGACTGTTCCGGCTGCCGTTCGACGCCAAGGCCAAGGCCGGGCTGCTCAATGGTTCTTACCGCTGGGGCAACCCGACGGCGACGTCGCTCCGGCAGCTCTCGTGGTCGGAGGCCTTCCACGTCCCGCTCGCCAGCATCCCCGGGGAGGACTGCGACGACGGAATGCTCTGCTCGCTCAG GGGCGTCATGCAGGAGGTGGCGGACGCCATGTCCCGGGTGGCGGACACGGTGGCCGGGGCGCTGGCGGAGAGCCTCGGCCACCGCCCTGGCGGGCCGACGGCGTTTCCGGCGGGCTGCGACGGGACGACGTGCTTCCTGCGTCTGAACCGGTACCCGGCGTGCCCGTTCGCGCCGGAGACCTTCGGGCTGGTGCCGCACACGGACAGCGACTTCCTCACCATCCTCTGCCAGGACCAGGTCGGGGGCCTGCAGCTCATGAAGGACTCCCGCTGGGTCGCCGTGAAGCCGCGCGCCGACGCGCTCATCGTCAACATCGGCGATCTCTTCCAG GCGTGGAGCAACAACAGGTACAAGAGCGTGGAGCACAAAGTGGTGGCCAACTCCAAGGCGGAGCGCTTCTCCGTCGCATACTTCCTCTGCCCCTCCAATGACTCCCCCGTTGGCACTTGCGGCGAGCCGTCGCCCTACAACCCCTTTACGTTCGGGGAGTACAGGAGGAAAGTGCAGGACGATGTCAAGAGAACCGGCAAGAAAATTGGGCTCCCCAACTTTCTTAAACTTTCTACCGTTGACGGCCAGAAATGA